TTACAGTAgaaaagacaggcaaagggtgggaggcaAAGACAGCCCTAGGGAATGATTTTCCCAAGATAACAGAGCATGTCAGCAGCAGGGCTAGGAACTGATGTCAGATCTCTGGAGTACAGTCCTGTGTGCTTGTAGTGTTCGCCTCACAATCTGTGCTTTAGATTCTGCTGCCTCGttgtaattgtgattattttagtttctgaAAACTCTTCAGGGAAGTAGAAGGCAAGATAAAATATTGTTGGCTCTGGACTGTTGAAGTCTCCAGAGAGTGAGTCTCTCAAGCCCGTAGAAAACAGAAAGGGATAAATCACTGCCCGTCAGCACCAGAGTTTTTGACACACAGCTCATCTGCAGACAGCACAGATCTCAGTGTATTTCCGGCAGCTCAGCCTCAGTGTGGTGGGGGAACGGCCTCATAATACAGTGATCGGGACATTACATAGAGAGATAGATCGatagaggggtgtgcatggggctaGAGAGAGAGGGGTAACCAATTGCAGTCTGTAGATGGAGGAGAAAAGACATCTCAGAGACCGGCATCGTAAGTTTGCTcttacaatgaaatatatttggGGGTGACAGAGAGGCTCTTTAAGGATGAAATTATAAGTGacattatatttttttttcatactttCACTCTTAGCTCAATTTgggcatgggaaactgaggcagtccaAAGCAGTTATCTTAGGAAAGAGGGGGCAGAAtattcgtgcctcagtttccttctattGGGAGTGGGGGAATTGATCAAATTGACACACATATTTTTTAGAATGAATTGAAGAGTTTACATTAAAGTTGTCCAAAAATTGTGACAAACACTATCAGCTCGTTGTTACTTTTCTCTCTGTATACATTAGTTTGTTGTTACTGCTGTCTGTCTGTTTTTACTTTTCTCTATTAGTTTGTTTTTACTTCTCTATCTACCTCTTATTTTGTGTTAGTTCTGTTTCTCTCTGACTCTGAATCTTGTATCTCTCTGTTAGTTTGTTgttagatctatctatctatctatctatctatctatctatcagttTGTGTCTAGTTCTCAGTTTTTTGTTTCTTCTGTCTATTAAATTGCTGAAAGGGTACTTGTGGAACAGGCACGCCTCATAAGTTGAAGTTAGAGCACTTGGCTGGCCTGTGACAGACTCGGGTTCAATCTCTCCCTCTGACTGatgatgagaagggatttgaatttcCAACATACAGGAGAGTGCCTGAGCCGCTAGGCTATGGGCTGTTATGAAATGAgactgtctcagtctctcctgttgaagctgctccactttgtatcAAGAATTAAATGGTCAtcggagcagggacttgaacttggctcTTCCAGAcaccaggtgagtgccccaagtACCACGCTGGAGAATTACACTCACGCCCCGACCCTGGCCCAATGGGAGGGAGTTGAGTCCAGTgtgtaaagcaggggtcggcaacctacggcacgtgtgccaaaggtggcacagaAGAGGATTTTTGGTGGCCCGCGGAAacggctgagccactcagcccaccCCCGCTCTGGGGTTCCCGCTGCCAGCTCCTGTCAGCCGGGGTCCCATAAGCAGTCCAACTCAGCACCCACTTCCGGCCTGGGAGAAGGaacccccaggctggcagtgggctgagatcCCGACTGGCAGGAACCAGCGGTGGAAACCCTAGAGCAGCAGGGGTGCTGAGGAGCTCATTCgatgctctggggttccggctgctgacCCCTTGGCAGTCGGGGTCCCGCTGCCAGTGCAAATCAGCACCTGCTGCCGGCCTGGTGGAAGGAACCCCAGaatggcagcgggctgagacctaggctggcaggagccggcggccgAAATCCCAGAGCGGCGGCAGCGGGTTGATCCGCTTGGCCCGCCTCCGATCTGGGTTTCCCGCTGCCGACTGGGTCCCGCCACCGGTCCAATCCAGCacccactgccggcctgggggaaggaaccccaggtTAGCAGtgggctgagaccccggctggcagtaGCCAGCGGTGGAAACCCCACATCTGGTCACTGGCCCCTGGAGAATCACACTCACGCACCtaccctggcccaatgactctccaTTGTCAATCGCAATAGTTGTTCCTGATGGCAATGGAGAGTCACTGGGACAGAAGCTGAGATGCAGTCTGATGTAGTCGTTAGAGGAGGGGACTGGCAGTCATGACACCTTATTTGTGttgccagctctgggagggagttgagtacagtgtgcagagccagaactcctggcctgtatttccagctctgggaggggtattgggtttagtgggttagagcagggggtgaactgggagtcaggactcctgggttctcttccaggctctgggagggtgtttagtTGATTGTTTAGAGAAGCAGAAACGGAGCCGTATTCATGACTCGAGTATTCTGTTTATTTATGACTGGGCTTGGTCACCTCCATACGAAAAGCTGCTCCCgtttagagcagtataaatgaGGAGTAATTCCATGGCATGCAGTGAAATTATCCCACATTCGCAGCATATACCTGACAGCAAAATCTGGCCAGAAAGACACCCAATTCCTCTCGGAAAACTGAGGATAGCAACATTTATACACCGTTATCCAGAGTTCACCAACCTCTGGGTAACAGAGGTATACAAATTTCTCAAAAGCAATTGTTCCAATTTCTCCACTTTATAACCCTGGTTTAAATTATGAGTAACCGCTGTGGAGTCCATTGAGCTGATTCTATTTTCTCTCAccccagtgtaaaacaggagtaactccattggagtcagtggaactGTTTTCTCCATCCTCATTCCCATATTACACCAATCTTCACAAGCTAAGTGTCTGACTCAAGGAAATTAAGGTGGTTTTCCCTCTCTCTGCAACCATCACATGAtgtcctgagaaagaaaatgtccaaccgaaccaccctgaccgagttccttctcctcggattctctgatgttcgggagctgcagattttgcactttgtggtgtttcttgTGATTTACCTGGTagccctggtggggaatcttcttATCTTCATGGCCATAGCCTttgaccaccaccttcacaccgccatgtacttcttcctaatgaatctgtccatcctagacGTTGGCTCCATTTCTGTCAccgtccccaaatccatggcaaactccctcatgaacacgaagtccatttcctatgctggatgtgttgcccaagtcttttttctcttcttcttgATGGCAGCGGATTTTTCCATTCTCACCGTCATGGCATACGACCGATatgtcgccatctgccaaccactgcactatgacacAATGATGAACAGcaaagcttgtgtccaaatggcagctagTGCCTGGATCAGTGGTATTCTCTACTCTGTACTACACACCGGGAACACGTTTGCATTAACCTTccgtggaggcaacatggtggatcagttcttctgtgagatCCCCCAGCTACTCAAGCTCTCCTGCTCTGACTCATATCTGAGTGAAATTGGGGTTCTTACATTCAGTGCGTGTTTACTCTTAGGCTGCTTTCTTTATAtcattgtgtcatatgttcagatcttcaaatcagtgctcagaatcccctctgagcagggccggcataaagccttctccacctgcctccctcacctcactgtggtctccttgGTTGTTTTCACTGGGCCCTTTGCCTACctaaaacccacctccagctccccatctgctctGGATCTTGCGGTGGCAGTTCTCTATTCCGTATTGCCACAAATCATGAATCCAAttgtctacagcctgaggaacaaggagatgaaAGCTGCCCTGAAGAGACTGATTAGGTGTAGGTAATTCACCAAGAATTATTTTTTATGTCTTTATCTAATTAAAGTTTGCTCACATAGTATTTGTTTATTCATGTCAGTTATTTCCATGACGACACAACTTGCACACAaacaggtctgattctgatctcagttgcaccaatgcaaatccaGATTAACTCCGTTGATGTCACTGCCGCTGCAGTGACTTACACCAGGAGAAAATCTGGTAAAGTTGTGGAGGTAAATGGATGTAAATTGTGTGCACAAGAGGAATCAGAttttcattctgtgccaaaacaataTCCGTTACACTGCTTGGCCACATGCACCCATTCCATGGGCACTGAAAACAATGATGGGAGTTGTCTTGCTTGTGTGCATAAATCAGGAGTGGCTTTGTTGGAACCAAAGGAGTCAGACTGGTGTAAGACTGGGGTAGGTGAGAAGAGATTTCGGGTAGATCTGTAACACATCAGTGTAGTTCCAATGACTCTGGTGGTGCTAAAGCAATTTTCAGCATCTGTGCATCTGACCTACTGCCTCCAATGGAGCTGTATATCCATTGCCACAAGCTGGGGACTGGGCCCATTGTCTTATAAACCACCATTTGTGGCTGAACCACTAGCGGGGGACAAGGAGCCAGACTATGTTAGCCTGGCTCAGGTGTACATTGGGCTTGTGAGAGATGGAGAGACTGGCTAGAAATTACAgtaggtttctaaccgtcagcgGGGCGATGTTCTGGAGCAAACAACTGAATTAGTTTAAAGAGCAAGATGGACACATAGCTGAGTGGGATTGTATGATGGGGCTGCTTGTGATAGTGGGGGGCCGGGCtcaacagccctggggctcatTTGCTGCATATGTCTTATGGTCCTAAAAGCTTGAGGGTTTCAACTGGCCACTGGCAGGGGTCAGGATGGGATtcctccccccgccaccgaagtattctgggagggttttttttaatctctgaaaCGTGGGGGCGGCCCTAGCTGCAGATGGGCCATTGGGTGGGATGTACCAGGGCTCTGACGTGGCACTGAGCCATTCTCTCTCACTCGGGAGCTTGGCTGGCttggtcttgcccacatgctctgaCTGATTGCCATGTgggctcaggaaggaattttccccctggtcagattggcagggaccttggggagAGTGGGCGTAAAGGGTTCGCATTCTTCTGCAGCGTGTGGTGCGGGTTACTTGCCAGGATTTTCTGGGTGTATcacaatcatttccctgccattgcaggggtctTGGGCACTGGTGCCCTTCGGTCTCTCCTATTGTTTGCCAGTGGCACAGAACTgtctagtctcctgagggctgtgacactttggtctaatttcagttgttgggtttggtCTGCGGGTGCCAGGTGGTGTTGGCATAGAGcaagtcagactggatgatctggtcgttccttctggccttgaactctctGACTCTGTGATTTTATGGATGTTCatagaggggaagaggagaaggggcCACACAGAGAATAAACTCTGGTAGAGTCCATGGTTTTGCATTAGTACCACTGTCTGTGACGCCCTGTCCTCCTTGCTGAGGGGGGTGACTCAAGCACAGATGAAGCCTTTGACCCctgcagctgtgcagtgtcactgTATAAACACCACCCATGGGCAGTGCGTGTTATAAGACCCCTCTGTGCCCCACCTGAACAGCTGTTCAGCTCAAGCTGTTGAAACTCGTACTTTGGGCCCTAGATGTCTCTGTTGAGTCCCCCTGGTGCCAGCATAGATTAGATGGTGATCCTCGTATATGCGCAAGTGGCCTGAGAACTTCAGGGTACCTTATTCCTGCACTCATCAGAGGCCGATGTTGCCTAACAAGCTACTGGAGAACAGCAGTGGGAGTCAGACCTAAGAGGGGAGTATCTCCTTAGTGAGAGCAGTGGCAGGTTTATTCCCGGATCCTCTCAGACATGCCCATTCCTAGTCCCTCTGCACCCTGGAGACCGAAGGTGCATGGcatgggcaggggtgtgtgtgttgctctcAGCTCAGGTTGGTAGAGTTGATCAAAGTAACTTGTAATTTGGAAATGGTTTCCTGATCCTATTCTTGACAAATGCTCCTATGTTTTTAGCTGAATTATACAATCTGCCAATGGCTTGAAAAAATCTTGCCCCGCTCTTCCCTCAACTTGGTTGGCCACCACGCATTCTCAGAATACTGGACATTCTGGTACTTCTGGGAAAACGGTGGCCCCACCCACCATTG
The window above is part of the Chrysemys picta bellii isolate R12L10 chromosome 12, ASM1138683v2, whole genome shotgun sequence genome. Proteins encoded here:
- the LOC135974611 gene encoding olfactory receptor 14A16-like, producing the protein MSNRTTLTEFLLLGFSDVRELQILHFVVFLVIYLVALVGNLLIFMAIAFDHHLHTAMYFFLMNLSILDVGSISVTVPKSMANSLMNTKSISYAGCVAQVFFLFFLMAADFSILTVMAYDRYVAICQPLHYDTMMNSKACVQMAASAWISGILYSVLHTGNTFALTFRGGNMVDQFFCEIPQLLKLSCSDSYLSEIGVLTFSACLLLGCFLYIIVSYVQIFKSVLRIPSEQGRHKAFSTCLPHLTVVSLVVFTGPFAYLKPTSSSPSALDLAVAVLYSVLPQIMNPIVYSLRNKEMKAALKRLIRCR